One part of the uncultured Bacteroides sp. genome encodes these proteins:
- a CDS encoding MmcQ/YjbR family DNA-binding protein, which translates to MDIELAREYCLQKKGVTEDFPFDETTLVIRVMNKMFVLMDLETPDKITMKCDPEYAIELRERYSGIEGAYHFNKKYWNQVMFDGSVGDSLIKQLIDHSYEEVIKKFTRKLRAEYDALP; encoded by the coding sequence ATGGATATAGAATTGGCCAGAGAATATTGTTTGCAAAAGAAAGGAGTAACCGAAGATTTCCCTTTCGATGAAACAACGTTGGTTATCCGGGTGATGAATAAGATGTTTGTATTGATGGATCTTGAGACCCCCGATAAGATAACAATGAAATGTGATCCGGAATATGCCATTGAACTTCGCGAGAGGTACTCCGGTATTGAAGGGGCTTATCACTTTAATAAGAAGTATTGGAATCAGGTAATGTTCGATGGGAGTGTTGGCGATTCTTTGATAAAGCAACTCATTGACCATTCCTACGAAGAAGTTATAAAGAAATTTACCCGGAAGCTACGTGCCGAGTATGATGCATTGCCTTAA
- the pyrH gene encoding UMP kinase — protein MVKYKRILLKLSGESLMGEKQYGIDETRLGEYAQQIKEIHELGVQIGIVIGGGNIFRGLTGASKGFDRVKGDQMGMLATVINSLALSSALGSVGVKSRVLTAVRMEPIGEFYNKWKAIETLEAGEVAIFSAGTGNPFFTTDTGSSLRGIEIEADVMLKGTRVDGIYTADPEKDKTATKFKEITYDEIYTRGLKVMDLTATTMCKENNLPIVVFDMDTVGNLKKVIEGEDIGTLVHN, from the coding sequence ATGGTTAAATATAAAAGAATTCTTCTGAAGCTAAGCGGCGAAAGCTTGATGGGAGAAAAACAATATGGTATTGATGAAACTCGTTTAGGTGAATATGCCCAGCAAATAAAGGAGATTCACGAGCTTGGCGTACAGATTGGAATTGTTATTGGTGGTGGAAATATCTTCCGTGGACTGACCGGAGCATCCAAAGGTTTCGACCGTGTGAAGGGTGACCAGATGGGCATGCTTGCAACAGTTATTAACAGTCTGGCTTTGAGCTCTGCTCTCGGATCTGTTGGTGTGAAAAGCAGAGTGCTTACAGCAGTTCGTATGGAGCCGATCGGTGAGTTCTATAATAAATGGAAAGCTATTGAAACTTTAGAGGCCGGAGAAGTAGCGATCTTCTCGGCAGGTACAGGAAATCCATTCTTTACAACAGATACCGGTTCGTCATTGCGCGGAATTGAAATAGAGGCAGATGTAATGCTTAAAGGTACTCGTGTAGATGGTATCTATACAGCCGACCCAGAAAAGGACAAGACTGCGACAAAATTCAAGGAAATTACATACGATGAAATCTATACTCGCGGATTGAAAGTAATGGATCTTACCGCTACAACTATGTGCAAGGAAAACAACTTGCCTATTGTTGTGTTCGATATGGATACTGTTGGCAATTTGAAAAAGGTTATTGAAGGAGAAGATATAGGGACTTTAGTTCATAACTAA
- a CDS encoding tetratricopeptide repeat protein, with product MRINFTILISFFLLFSKSLSAQTVEQIMPNISHALAEQHWNEASNLFHIAVDKDLYKSEKFFLDSISLNCPARAEMLYQLGFYCKHTRNYEKAYVYYKELLQLKPNDVSYLVPCAELEVVLGKEDDALKSYEKILALDNNNLAANIYIGNYYFFTADKEKRTLDKEFKKVETPTRMQYANYRNELARLVTTEYEKAKAHLEKVISQFPSSEAKKTLDKIHSVELESNK from the coding sequence ATGAGAATAAACTTTACTATTCTAATTTCTTTTTTCTTATTGTTCTCTAAGTCGCTTTCTGCACAGACTGTAGAGCAGATTATGCCAAACATATCTCATGCTTTGGCCGAGCAGCATTGGAATGAAGCAAGCAATCTATTTCATATAGCTGTTGATAAGGATCTTTATAAATCAGAAAAATTCTTTCTGGATAGTATCTCTTTAAACTGTCCTGCACGTGCTGAAATGCTTTACCAATTAGGTTTTTATTGCAAGCATACCCGCAATTATGAAAAAGCTTATGTTTATTACAAAGAATTGTTACAACTAAAGCCAAATGACGTTTCATATCTTGTTCCTTGCGCTGAACTGGAAGTTGTTCTGGGGAAGGAAGATGATGCTTTAAAATCTTATGAGAAGATTCTTGCACTGGACAATAATAATCTGGCTGCCAACATTTATATTGGAAACTACTATTTCTTTACTGCCGACAAAGAAAAACGAACGCTGGATAAAGAGTTTAAGAAGGTGGAAACACCAACGAGAATGCAATATGCGAATTATAGAAATGAGCTGGCACGTTTGGTTACCACCGAATATGAGAAAGCCAAAGCTCATCTGGAAAAGGTTATCAGTCAGTTTCCTTCTTCCGAAGCAAAGAAAACACTGGATAAAATTCATTCAGTAGAATTGGAATCAAATAAATAA
- the pssA gene encoding CDP-diacylglycerol--serine O-phosphatidyltransferase, producing the protein MANSITRHIPNSVTCLNLFSGCIAAVMAFEAEYEMAMLFIVLSAVFDFFDGFLARSLHAYSKIGKELDSLADDVSFGVAPSLIIFSLFKEMHYPSFLVSVEDYFPYLAFAISVFSALRLAKFNVDERQTSSFIGLPVPANALFWGSLVVGAHSFLVSDSFNAIYLFALVAIFSYLLVSEIPMFSLKFKNLSWKDNKVSFIFLLVCIPLLIFLGIAGFAAVIVWYILLSVITGKKK; encoded by the coding sequence ATGGCAAACTCTATAACTCGTCACATTCCTAATTCTGTTACTTGCTTAAATTTGTTTTCCGGCTGTATTGCAGCGGTAATGGCTTTTGAAGCAGAATATGAAATGGCGATGCTTTTTATAGTATTGAGCGCTGTTTTTGATTTCTTTGACGGATTTCTGGCGCGCTCGCTTCATGCATATTCAAAAATTGGTAAAGAATTAGATTCATTGGCCGATGATGTTAGCTTTGGAGTTGCGCCTTCGCTTATAATATTTTCTTTATTTAAAGAAATGCATTATCCTTCCTTTCTGGTAAGTGTGGAAGACTATTTCCCTTATCTGGCTTTTGCAATTTCTGTTTTCTCGGCGTTAAGATTGGCAAAGTTCAATGTGGATGAGCGACAGACCAGTTCATTTATCGGGCTTCCGGTTCCAGCAAATGCTCTTTTCTGGGGATCTTTGGTTGTTGGAGCACACTCTTTCTTAGTTTCAGATAGTTTTAATGCTATATATCTCTTTGCTCTTGTGGCTATATTCTCATACCTTTTGGTTTCAGAGATTCCGATGTTTTCATTAAAGTTCAAGAATCTATCCTGGAAAGATAATAAAGTGAGTTTCATTTTCCTACTGGTTTGCATTCCTCTACTTATCTTTTTAGGTATTGCAGGTTTTGCTGCTGTAATTGTTTGGTATATTCTTCTATCAGTAATTACAGGAAAGAAAAAATAA
- a CDS encoding 3-phosphoshikimate 1-carboxyvinyltransferase codes for MRIQVSAPAQVCTDIQLPASKSISNRALIINALAKGAYKPENLSDCDDTNVMVKALSSQDETIDIMAAGTAMRFLTAFLSVTDGTRVITGTERMQQRPIEILVNALKMLGAEIKYERSNGFPPLRISGKPLEGGAISLKGNVSSQYISALLMIAPILKNGLRMTLTGDIISKPYINLTLQLMKDFGAEAEWLYDNCIEVLPKPYTSVPFTVESDWSAASYWYQMAALAPQAEIQLNGLFADSYQGDSKVAELFTELGVETIFNSKGALLRKTGVCCEQMEYNFINEPDLTQTFAVTCAVMGIPFRFSGLHTLKIKETDRIAALIIELGKLGYVLKETGKATLYWDGERQSVPATPAIKTYEDHRMAMAFAPACLRIPSITICDPQVVSKSYPHYWEDLTKAGFSIQQED; via the coding sequence ATGCGAATTCAAGTTTCTGCTCCTGCCCAGGTTTGTACCGACATTCAGTTGCCGGCTTCAAAAAGTATAAGTAACCGTGCATTAATTATTAACGCGCTTGCCAAGGGTGCCTATAAACCGGAAAATCTATCCGATTGCGATGATACAAATGTAATGGTAAAAGCACTAAGCTCTCAGGATGAAACAATAGATATTATGGCGGCAGGTACTGCCATGCGCTTTCTCACTGCTTTTCTTTCGGTAACAGATGGAACAAGAGTAATTACAGGAACCGAGCGTATGCAGCAACGTCCCATTGAGATTCTGGTCAACGCACTGAAAATGCTGGGAGCTGAAATAAAATATGAACGAAGCAATGGATTTCCTCCGTTGCGCATTAGCGGAAAACCACTGGAAGGTGGTGCCATCTCTCTAAAAGGAAATGTAAGTTCACAGTATATCTCTGCGCTGCTGATGATTGCCCCTATTCTTAAAAACGGGCTAAGAATGACTCTTACTGGTGATATTATCTCCAAACCATATATCAATCTGACGCTGCAATTAATGAAAGATTTTGGTGCAGAAGCTGAATGGTTGTATGATAACTGCATTGAGGTGCTTCCAAAACCTTATACTTCTGTGCCATTTACAGTGGAATCCGACTGGTCGGCTGCTTCTTACTGGTATCAGATGGCGGCTCTTGCTCCCCAAGCTGAAATTCAACTGAATGGTTTGTTTGCGGATAGCTATCAGGGAGATAGCAAGGTGGCAGAATTATTCACCGAATTAGGAGTTGAAACTATTTTTAATTCCAAGGGAGCTCTGCTCAGAAAAACGGGAGTTTGCTGCGAACAAATGGAGTATAACTTTATTAATGAACCCGATCTTACGCAGACATTCGCGGTAACTTGCGCCGTAATGGGTATTCCTTTCCGCTTCTCGGGACTGCATACCCTGAAGATTAAAGAAACCGACCGTATAGCTGCATTGATTATTGAACTGGGTAAACTAGGATATGTGCTGAAGGAAACCGGAAAAGCTACATTATATTGGGATGGTGAACGCCAATCAGTGCCTGCAACTCCTGCAATAAAGACTTACGAAGATCACCGCATGGCAATGGCTTTTGCTCCGGCTTGTCTGAGAATTCCTTCCATCACGATCTGTGATCCTCAAGTGGTTTCAAAATCTTATCCTCATTACTGGGAAGATTTAACCAAGGCCGGTTTTTCTATTCAACAGGAAGATTAA
- a CDS encoding phosphatidylserine decarboxylase family protein: MGRLKKLKKIRIHREGTHILAIGLLFFLVINSLVYYYVDCKLLFYPLAVVSIAIYGLMVNFFRCPIRLFGEDTTSVVVAPADGKIVVVEEVDENDYFHDKRLMISIFMSVVNVHANWYPVDGTVKHVSHQDGKFMKAWLPKASTDNERSTVIIETPEGVEILVRQIAGAMARRIVTYAEAGEECYIDEHMGFIKFGSRVDVYLPLGTEVLVKMGQLTVGNQTILAKLK; the protein is encoded by the coding sequence ATGGGTCGACTTAAAAAATTAAAGAAAATAAGAATTCACAGAGAAGGTACTCATATTTTGGCAATAGGGTTACTTTTTTTTCTTGTTATTAATAGCCTTGTTTATTACTATGTTGATTGCAAATTACTATTTTATCCATTAGCAGTTGTAAGTATTGCTATTTATGGATTGATGGTGAATTTCTTTCGTTGCCCTATCCGTTTATTTGGGGAAGATACAACTAGTGTTGTAGTAGCACCTGCAGACGGAAAGATTGTGGTTGTGGAAGAGGTTGATGAAAATGACTATTTTCACGACAAGCGCTTAATGATTTCAATCTTTATGAGTGTTGTAAACGTTCATGCCAACTGGTATCCTGTTGACGGAACTGTAAAACATGTAAGTCATCAGGATGGTAAGTTTATGAAGGCTTGGTTGCCAAAGGCAAGTACAGATAATGAACGTTCTACTGTTATTATAGAAACTCCTGAAGGTGTTGAGATATTGGTAAGACAAATTGCCGGTGCTATGGCAAGACGCATCGTAACTTATGCTGAGGCTGGCGAAGAATGTTATATTGATGAGCATATGGGATTTATTAAATTTGGTTCCCGTGTTGATGTTTATCTTCCTCTTGGCACAGAAGTGCTTGTTAAGATGGGACAATTGACAGTAGGTAACCAGACTATATTAGCAAAACTGAAATAA
- a CDS encoding YraN family protein, producing MAEHNILGKSGEEEAIRYLVTHGYAIRHQNWRRGHKEIDIVAEKDNELIIVEVKTRKNRLFAEPHDAVTPMKIRRTVSAADAYLRFFQVDLPVRFDIITVVGEAGSFAIEHIEEAFYPPIW from the coding sequence ATGGCAGAGCACAATATTTTAGGAAAAAGCGGAGAAGAGGAAGCTATAAGGTATCTTGTTACTCATGGTTATGCTATCCGTCACCAAAACTGGAGGCGGGGACATAAGGAGATAGATATTGTGGCAGAGAAGGATAACGAGCTGATTATAGTAGAGGTAAAAACACGGAAAAACAGACTGTTTGCTGAGCCTCACGATGCGGTTACTCCAATGAAAATAAGGCGTACTGTTTCTGCTGCTGATGCTTATCTCAGGTTTTTTCAAGTCGACCTGCCGGTTCGTTTCGATATTATTACGGTTGTTGGAGAAGCAGGTTCCTTTGCTATTGAACATATAGAGGAAGCTTTTTATCCTCCCATTTGGTAA
- a CDS encoding biotin--[acetyl-CoA-carboxylase] ligase, which translates to MKYNIIRLEETRSTNVYLRDLFSNQAVPEFTTVVTEYQSAGRGQMGNSWESEQGKNLLFSVLLKPDFVQAREQFLISQITSLAIKESLDRFAPGFSIKWPNDIYWNKQKICGMLIENDIAGMMLYHSILGIGININQDVFVSNAPNPISLKTITGDIQDKEEILTDILHRLSAYYELLRKGEAEKICSRYFNSLFRKEGFHRYADKNGEFSAKITRIAPGGVLILSTVSGEERAYLFKEVRFIL; encoded by the coding sequence ATGAAATATAATATTATCAGGTTAGAGGAGACTCGTTCTACAAACGTCTACCTCCGTGATTTATTTTCCAACCAGGCAGTACCCGAGTTTACAACAGTAGTAACCGAATACCAGTCGGCTGGGAGAGGCCAAATGGGGAATTCATGGGAAAGTGAACAGGGTAAGAATCTGCTTTTCTCTGTCTTGCTGAAGCCCGATTTTGTTCAGGCGAGGGAACAGTTCCTTATTTCCCAGATAACTAGCCTTGCGATAAAAGAATCGCTCGACCGTTTTGCTCCCGGATTTAGTATTAAGTGGCCCAACGATATTTACTGGAATAAACAAAAAATCTGTGGAATGTTGATTGAAAACGACATTGCAGGTATGATGCTTTATCACAGTATTCTTGGAATAGGGATTAATATCAATCAGGATGTGTTTGTGAGTAATGCACCAAACCCGATATCCCTGAAAACAATCACCGGAGATATTCAGGATAAAGAAGAGATTCTGACCGACATACTTCATCGCCTTTCTGCTTATTACGAATTGCTACGAAAAGGAGAGGCAGAAAAAATCTGTAGCCGATATTTTAATTCATTATTTAGGAAAGAAGGTTTTCATCGATATGCAGACAAAAATGGCGAATTCTCTGCCAAAATTACACGTATTGCACCCGGAGGAGTTTTGATTCTGAGTACAGTGTCGGGCGAAGAAAGGGCCTATTTATTTAAAGAAGTACGGTTTATACTATAG
- a CDS encoding DUF4834 family protein — protein MGAIFSLFFFIIIIVLVFGLSIISGILRLLFGFGRKSHTRSYNFGGGDQTSNTHSDTSSGAASDSKSKHKKIFDKDDGEYVEFEELKEDK, from the coding sequence ATGGGTGCTATATTTAGCTTATTCTTTTTCATTATTATAATCGTTCTGGTTTTTGGTTTGTCAATTATCAGCGGTATTCTTCGTCTTCTTTTCGGATTTGGTCGTAAATCACATACAAGAAGCTATAATTTCGGGGGAGGCGATCAAACATCAAATACACATAGTGATACATCTTCCGGTGCTGCTTCAGATTCTAAGTCAAAGCATAAAAAGATCTTCGATAAAGATGATGGAGAGTATGTGGAGTTTGAAGAGTTAAAGGAAGATAAGTAA
- a CDS encoding nucleoside deaminase, whose product MLDDTYFMKQALVEAKKAFDRGEIPVGAIVVSKERIIARAHNLTETLNDVTAHAEMQAITAAANVLGGKYLNECTIYVTVEPCVMCAGAIAWAQTAKLVFGAEDEKRGYQKYAPDALHPKTVVVKGILKEECATLMKSFFQKRR is encoded by the coding sequence ATGCTTGACGATACCTATTTTATGAAACAGGCTTTAGTCGAAGCTAAGAAAGCATTCGACAGAGGAGAGATTCCGGTTGGAGCTATTGTAGTGAGCAAAGAAAGAATTATTGCCCGCGCTCATAATCTTACCGAAACGCTAAACGACGTCACCGCTCACGCAGAAATGCAAGCCATTACCGCTGCAGCAAATGTGCTTGGAGGAAAGTATCTTAACGAATGTACTATTTACGTAACCGTAGAGCCTTGTGTGATGTGTGCCGGAGCTATTGCATGGGCACAGACTGCAAAACTGGTTTTCGGTGCTGAGGATGAGAAAAGAGGTTATCAGAAGTATGCTCCTGATGCACTTCACCCCAAAACTGTTGTTGTAAAAGGTATTTTGAAAGAAGAATGCGCTACGTTGATGAAGAGTTTCTTTCAGAAAAGACGTTAG